Below is a genomic region from Actinomadura sp. NAK00032.
ACGGCCGCGGCCGCGGCGGCGTAGCCGCGGGCGGACGGGTGGTAGCGGTCCTCGGAGAACATCGACAGCGGGTCCGCGGCGAACTCGCGCCCCAGCAGGTCGCCGAGGGAGACCGAGCGGCCGCCGTGCTCGACGACGGCGATGGTCTGCGCGGCGGCGAGCTGGCGGCAGGCGCGCCGCGCGAACCAGCGCAGCGGCTGCATCAGCGGCTTCACCGAGCCGAGGTCGGGGCAGGTGCCGACGACGACGTGGGCGCCCGCGGCGCGCAGCCGCCGGACGGCCTCCGCCAGGTGCCGGACGGACTCGGCGGGCCCGACCCGGCCGGTCACGTCGTTCGCGCCGATCATGATGACGGCGAGGTCGGGACGGGCCCGCACCGCCCGGTCGACCTGGCCGTGCAGGGCCTGCGACCGGGCGCCGGAGCGGGCCACGGTGGTCAGCCGGACGGGCCGTCCCGCGGCCTCGGCGAGCCAGCCGGCCAGCAGCGCGGCGGGCGTCTCCGCCGAGGTGTGGACGCCGAGGCCGGCGGCGGTCGAGTCGCCGAGCATGACCAGCGACAGCGGGTCGCCGCCCGCCCGCTCGCCGTACAGGCCGTCCGCGGCGGGCGGGTCGCCGTTGGGCGTCGCCTGGATGATCCGGCGGGCGAGCCTGGCCTCGACGACGATGAGGCCGAAGGTCATGCCGCCGAGGGCGGTGATGCCACCGCCGCCGTAGGCCGCCGCCGCCGCGATCCGGCGCGCGGTGAATGCTCTCAACATGCTGCCTTGACCCTCCGTGATCATCTTTCTACCCGCGCGCTGCCGCTTTGATGCCTGCCCGCTGGATCTCGGCTAACGTCGGAAACGGGAAACCTTCCGGAGCCGCACCCGCTCCGCCGCTTTACCGGCGGCGCCACCGGGTCGCGGCGCTCAGATCAATCACTGAACGACAAGGATGTCGCGGTGCACGTACACGACTCGCTCGTCGAACTGATGGGCAACACCCCGCTCGTTCGGCTGCGCAAGGTGACGGGGGACCTGCGGCCGCAGGTGCTCGCCAAGGTGGAGTACTTCAACCCGGGCGGGTCCGT
It encodes:
- a CDS encoding SGNH/GDSL hydrolase family protein translates to MLRAFTARRIAAAAAYGGGGITALGGMTFGLIVVEARLARRIIQATPNGDPPAADGLYGERAGGDPLSLVMLGDSTAAGLGVHTSAETPAALLAGWLAEAAGRPVRLTTVARSGARSQALHGQVDRAVRARPDLAVIMIGANDVTGRVGPAESVRHLAEAVRRLRAAGAHVVVGTCPDLGSVKPLMQPLRWFARRACRQLAAAQTIAVVEHGGRSVSLGDLLGREFAADPLSMFSEDRYHPSARGYAAAAAAVLPSMAAALGLEPDLPGAAARPVAQAAAEAAERAGTEVSGASVAGDDRGPRGRWATLRYPLHRPLRRALVRPLSTGVAALAAVAPARRLARCATGIAQARQRLRDRRARRPAAETGGG